A genomic window from Algoriphagus sp. Y33 includes:
- a CDS encoding MBL fold metallo-hydrolase has translation MDIKITMLDVKDGDAIIVELKKSNKELVMVIDGGEPNYYKAKVKPQLEAILKIHNKKAPDIVVCTHYDSDHIGGLIPLIEDYISDIKEVWVHRTPELLKGFIEKAILLSGQFKHNTFNNIEAFKSSGELNKLFESYEQPQKSIIEEKTNLIIESLPQLKKLIDLIPPSKLNEVFYKQRPLVDWQEIVVLGPTKEYYSSLFPSTKSFEQFIIEESLDLETFPIEKGKNRMLELAGTKPCDILKTDGQTRLTATNKASIILAIDKEDKRYLFTGDAGIESFKSIPDWETELENLFFLKIPHHASDNNISKELIELMRPEYAYNTGFKYQDDAVLKCLEQKDRNKSVKTTKTDGDLIFDK, from the coding sequence ATGGACATAAAAATAACAATGCTCGATGTTAAAGACGGTGATGCTATCATCGTTGAGTTAAAGAAATCTAACAAGGAGTTGGTTATGGTAATTGACGGTGGAGAACCTAATTATTACAAGGCTAAAGTGAAACCTCAATTGGAAGCCATTTTAAAGATACATAATAAGAAAGCCCCCGACATTGTTGTTTGCACACATTACGATAGCGACCATATTGGTGGCTTAATTCCATTAATCGAAGACTACATTTCAGACATTAAAGAGGTTTGGGTGCATAGAACCCCTGAATTACTCAAAGGTTTTATTGAGAAAGCAATTCTACTGAGCGGACAATTTAAACATAACACATTCAACAACATTGAAGCATTTAAAAGTTCGGGGGAATTAAATAAGCTTTTTGAAAGCTACGAACAGCCTCAAAAGTCAATCATTGAGGAAAAGACGAATTTAATTATTGAATCATTACCACAGTTAAAGAAACTAATTGACTTGATTCCTCCTTCAAAACTCAATGAAGTTTTTTACAAACAAAGACCTTTGGTTGACTGGCAAGAAATAGTTGTATTAGGGCCAACAAAAGAATATTACTCTTCACTTTTTCCAAGCACAAAGTCATTCGAACAATTCATTATTGAAGAGTCTTTAGACTTGGAGACTTTCCCTATAGAAAAAGGAAAAAATCGAATGTTAGAATTAGCAGGGACGAAGCCCTGCGACATTCTAAAAACAGACGGACAAACAAGGTTGACTGCAACCAATAAGGCTAGTATCATATTAGCGATTGACAAAGAAGATAAAAGATACTTGTTTACAGGTGATGCAGGTATAGAATCATTTAAGTCAATTCCTGACTGGGAAACAGAACTTGAAAATCTATTTTTTCTCAAAATTCCGCATCACGCCAGCGACAATAACATTTCAAAAGAATTGATAGAATTAATGCGGCCAGAATACGCTTACAACACAGGTTTTAAATATCAAGACGATGCAGTTCTGAAATGTTTAGAACAAAAGGATAGAAACAAATCTGTAAAAACAACCAAAACTGATGGGGATTTAATTTTTGATAAATAA
- a CDS encoding YcaO-like family protein, with product MDFNINIPIERSYSLQEAEKELSNELDKRGYQYEFQYAGSFVNACKCVIKDRNSGNLLASGNGKGELEFSRIGSLFEATEHLFSDYNEISPDKVIYLGISDFCRGNALCNTLPLVILKKNRNDKMPFLKYKAVNGQENCFYPLALSCPTYIDLLLKDENLLKKDLFNYERLEHYSSNSGTAIGMSSAEAIIHGLLENIERNSLSKFLTKTFLLNKKKHLRLLNPKTLPYQLRNLLNRTEKELDSKIMIFEMPNKFDIPTFCCWMERYENEVGITGYGCSLSVDHAISRSLYEVAQCFLLGKYFYGDEWRKRNDEEILAPLNGLKFHQACAKINLGIKCKELDYTLIRYNQLPNPKFSINPDKYLSELTSIIYSKGEIPFSSELNNIGEKINITHTFITGEDRFFNVTQGKTTFPQEPDIKSL from the coding sequence ATGGATTTTAATATAAACATACCCATCGAAAGGTCGTATTCCCTTCAAGAAGCTGAAAAAGAGCTGAGTAACGAACTTGACAAACGGGGTTATCAATACGAATTTCAGTATGCGGGGAGTTTTGTCAATGCATGTAAATGCGTAATTAAGGACAGAAATAGTGGAAATCTTTTGGCTTCCGGAAACGGTAAAGGCGAGCTGGAATTTTCTCGCATTGGTAGTTTGTTCGAAGCAACTGAACATTTATTTTCTGACTATAATGAAATTAGTCCAGATAAAGTAATTTATTTAGGTATTTCGGATTTCTGCCGAGGAAATGCTTTATGTAATACATTACCATTGGTGATCTTAAAAAAAAACAGAAATGATAAGATGCCATTTTTAAAATATAAGGCTGTAAATGGACAAGAGAATTGCTTTTATCCATTAGCACTATCGTGTCCAACTTATATTGATTTGCTATTAAAGGATGAAAATTTACTCAAGAAAGATTTATTCAATTACGAAAGATTAGAACACTATTCGTCTAATTCAGGAACGGCAATCGGAATGAGCAGTGCTGAAGCTATCATTCATGGCTTGTTAGAAAACATTGAAAGAAACTCATTATCAAAGTTTCTCACTAAAACATTTTTGTTAAATAAGAAGAAACACTTAAGACTATTAAATCCAAAAACTCTCCCTTACCAGTTAAGGAATTTACTTAATAGGACAGAAAAAGAACTTGATAGCAAAATAATGATTTTCGAAATGCCAAATAAATTTGATATACCAACTTTTTGTTGTTGGATGGAACGTTATGAAAATGAAGTTGGCATAACTGGATATGGTTGTTCCCTTTCAGTTGACCATGCAATTTCTAGGAGTTTGTATGAAGTAGCTCAATGCTTTCTTCTTGGCAAGTATTTTTATGGGGATGAATGGAGAAAGAGAAATGATGAAGAAATACTCGCTCCGCTAAATGGTCTTAAATTTCATCAAGCCTGTGCAAAGATTAACTTGGGTATAAAATGCAAAGAACTTGATTACACATTAATCAGATATAATCAGTTGCCAAATCCTAAATTCAGCATTAATCCAGATAAATATCTTTCAGAACTAACAAGTATTATTTATTCTAAAGGAGAAATACCATTCTCAAGCGAGTTAAATAACATAGGAGAAAAAATAAATATTACTCATACATTTATTACAGGAGAAGATAGATTTTTTAATGTTACACAAGGGAAAACTACATTCCCCCAAGAGCCAGATATAAAAAGCCTATAA
- the rhuM gene encoding RhuM family protein, whose product MDNQIEIYQGSDGQTQIVVRFEEDTVWLSQEQLVELFQRDQSVISRHLKKIFKEGELDEKSNMQKMHIPNSDKPVAFYNLDVIISVGYRVKSKQGTQFRIWATKRLKDYLIQGYAINENRLAQKQQEVQTLKDGIRILSRAIEQKAQDQNLDWLNQFAKGLELLDDYDHENLDKKGLSKTKANYPEISDYQQVIRSMRSEFESGVFGKEKDGSFESAVSQISKGLGEEDFYPTLEEKAATLLYLIVKNHGFVDGNKRIAAACFLLFLQSNDILYNNERISIISNDALASLTLFIASSKPEEMDTVKKLVISVLNRNRK is encoded by the coding sequence ATGGACAATCAAATAGAAATATATCAGGGAAGTGACGGTCAAACTCAAATTGTGGTTAGGTTTGAGGAGGACACTGTTTGGCTCTCACAGGAGCAACTCGTTGAACTTTTCCAACGAGATCAGTCAGTTATCTCAAGGCATCTTAAGAAAATTTTTAAGGAAGGTGAGTTAGATGAAAAAAGCAATATGCAAAAAATGCATATTCCTAACTCTGACAAACCCGTTGCTTTTTACAACCTGGATGTCATTATCTCAGTTGGCTACCGGGTGAAATCAAAACAGGGTACTCAATTTAGGATCTGGGCAACCAAACGCTTAAAGGACTACCTTATCCAAGGCTATGCGATCAATGAAAACAGACTCGCTCAGAAACAACAGGAAGTCCAAACCCTTAAAGATGGCATTCGGATTTTAAGCCGTGCCATTGAGCAGAAAGCACAAGATCAAAACTTGGATTGGTTAAACCAGTTTGCAAAAGGCTTAGAATTACTGGATGATTACGATCATGAAAATTTAGATAAAAAAGGCTTAAGTAAGACAAAAGCAAATTACCCTGAAATTTCTGATTATCAACAGGTAATTAGATCCATGAGGTCAGAATTTGAGTCTGGTGTATTTGGAAAAGAAAAAGATGGTAGTTTTGAAAGTGCAGTATCACAGATCAGCAAAGGTTTAGGTGAAGAAGACTTCTATCCTACTCTTGAAGAAAAAGCAGCTACCCTCCTATACTTGATCGTGAAGAATCATGGTTTTGTCGATGGTAACAAAAGAATTGCTGCAGCTTGTTTTCTTCTCTTTTTGCAGTCGAATGATATACTGTATAATAACGAGAGGATCTCAATCATTAGCAATGATGCACTGGCCAGCTTAACGTTATTTATCGCTTCAAGTAAACCTGAAGAAATGGACACGGTGAAGAAATTGGTGATTAGTGTGCTGAATAGGAATAGAAAATGA
- a CDS encoding M48 family metallopeptidase, producing MNKHGITLISRCPYITTIITSWVSCTPKGSIEYVIIYELCHLIHHNHTRAFYALQETIMPDWKKWKERLEHSLV from the coding sequence ATTAATAAGCATGGCATTACTCTCATTTCAAGATGTCCATATATCACAACTATTATCACCAGCTGGGTAAGCTGTACCCCTAAAGGAAGTATAGAATACGTAATTATATATGAACTGTGTCATCTAATCCACCATAATCATACACGTGCTTTTTATGCGCTACAGGAAACCATAATGCCGGATTGGAAGAAATGGAAGGAAAGGCTGGAGCATTCACTAGTATGA
- a CDS encoding class I SAM-dependent DNA methyltransferase, with protein MNQTVHNRLISFIWSIADDCLRDVYVRGKYRDVILPMVVLRRLDALLEPTKDAVMEELAFQRDEAGFTDWDESGLKDASGYVFYNTSEWTLQRLYDTATNSQQILQANFEDYLNGFSPNVVDIIVKFKLKSQIRHMASKDILLDVLEKFTSPHINLTPFEKEDPDGRKLPPLSNLGMGYVFEELIRKFNEENNEEAGEHFTPREVIDLMTHVVFDPIKDQLPPVMTIYDPACGSGGMLTESQNFIKDEEGAIRAMGDVYLYGKEINDETYAICKSDMMIKGNNPENIRVGSTLSTDEFSGHTFDFMLSNPPYGKSWASEVKYIKDGSAIIDPRFLVKLKDYWGNTEELDATPRSSDGQLLFLMEMVNKMKPTSQSPLGSRIASVHNGSSLFTGDAGGGESNIRRHIIENDWLDCIIQLPNNLFYNTGITTYIWILHNNKAEHRKGKVILIDASQRFAKLRKNLGNKNCELSANHITEIQKVYTDFKTIERQGDDGIAAKVFDNSDFGYYKVTIDRPARLKAQFSAERIADLRFDKTLKEPMQWAYESYGERVYTDLKSLEKELLEWCEKNDLDLNSKKRKALTAASTWKKQKELLETASALMEAIGTDEYSDYNVFLEEVNQELKGSKSKLSASERNQILAAVTWYDEAAEKVIKKTQKLSGDKLDQLLHHLDCTVEQLPDYGYYPSGKKDEYIIYESQSDLRDSESVPLAESIHEYFLREVKPHVEEAWIDLDKTKIGYEISFNKYFYQHKPLRSIEEVSTEILALEQESEGLIMDILNNV; from the coding sequence ATGAACCAAACCGTACACAATAGATTAATATCCTTCATCTGGTCCATCGCTGACGATTGCCTGAGAGACGTTTATGTCAGAGGTAAATACCGTGATGTCATTCTGCCAATGGTGGTATTGCGCAGACTGGATGCCTTGCTGGAGCCCACCAAAGATGCGGTGATGGAGGAACTTGCCTTTCAGCGGGATGAAGCGGGTTTTACGGATTGGGACGAGTCTGGATTGAAAGATGCCAGTGGCTATGTGTTCTACAATACCAGTGAATGGACATTGCAACGACTATATGACACAGCCACCAACAGCCAGCAGATCTTGCAAGCCAACTTCGAAGATTACCTTAATGGCTTTAGTCCAAACGTCGTAGATATCATCGTGAAGTTTAAGCTGAAAAGTCAAATCCGGCACATGGCCTCAAAAGACATTTTGTTGGACGTGCTAGAAAAATTCACTTCCCCACATATCAATCTTACCCCTTTTGAAAAGGAAGACCCTGACGGTAGAAAACTACCGCCTCTTTCCAATTTGGGAATGGGCTATGTGTTTGAAGAACTGATCCGGAAATTCAACGAAGAGAACAATGAGGAAGCTGGGGAGCACTTTACACCTCGTGAGGTAATCGACCTCATGACCCACGTAGTTTTTGATCCCATCAAAGACCAATTGCCTCCGGTGATGACCATTTACGATCCGGCCTGCGGCTCTGGAGGGATGCTGACCGAATCCCAAAACTTTATCAAAGATGAGGAAGGTGCTATTCGTGCTATGGGTGATGTGTACCTGTACGGTAAGGAAATCAATGACGAGACTTACGCCATTTGTAAGTCTGACATGATGATCAAGGGCAACAACCCTGAAAACATCCGTGTGGGTTCTACGCTTTCCACCGATGAGTTTTCTGGACATACCTTTGATTTTATGCTTTCCAATCCGCCCTATGGAAAGTCCTGGGCAAGTGAAGTGAAATACATCAAGGATGGAAGCGCTATCATTGATCCCCGTTTTTTAGTAAAACTTAAAGATTACTGGGGAAATACGGAAGAATTAGATGCCACGCCACGTAGCTCTGACGGCCAATTGCTCTTTCTGATGGAGATGGTCAACAAAATGAAACCTACGAGCCAAAGTCCTCTGGGTTCCCGCATTGCTTCGGTGCATAACGGCTCCAGTTTGTTTACCGGAGATGCAGGAGGAGGGGAAAGCAATATCCGTAGGCATATCATTGAAAACGATTGGTTGGACTGCATCATTCAGTTACCCAACAACCTGTTTTACAATACGGGTATTACCACCTATATCTGGATATTGCACAACAATAAGGCAGAACATCGAAAAGGAAAAGTTATCCTTATTGACGCTTCTCAGCGTTTTGCCAAGCTGCGTAAAAATCTGGGCAATAAGAACTGCGAGCTCTCTGCCAATCATATCACAGAAATTCAAAAAGTTTATACTGATTTTAAAACCATTGAGCGGCAAGGAGATGATGGAATCGCTGCCAAGGTTTTTGACAACTCCGATTTTGGCTATTACAAAGTAACCATCGACCGCCCGGCAAGACTGAAGGCGCAGTTCTCTGCCGAGCGTATTGCCGACTTACGCTTTGACAAAACACTCAAGGAACCCATGCAGTGGGCCTATGAATCCTATGGTGAACGCGTTTACACAGATTTAAAATCCCTTGAAAAAGAACTCTTGGAATGGTGTGAAAAAAACGACCTAGACTTAAACTCCAAAAAACGTAAAGCACTCACGGCTGCTTCTACTTGGAAAAAGCAAAAGGAACTATTGGAAACCGCCAGTGCATTGATGGAAGCCATTGGCACGGATGAATACAGTGATTACAATGTCTTTTTGGAGGAAGTCAATCAAGAGTTAAAGGGGAGCAAATCCAAACTTTCAGCCAGTGAAAGGAACCAAATTTTGGCTGCTGTAACTTGGTACGACGAAGCAGCCGAAAAGGTCATCAAGAAAACGCAAAAGCTAAGTGGCGACAAGCTCGACCAACTTTTGCATCATTTGGATTGCACTGTAGAACAACTGCCGGATTACGGCTACTACCCAAGCGGAAAAAAAGACGAATACATCATTTACGAAAGTCAATCCGACCTGCGCGATAGCGAAAGCGTGCCTTTGGCGGAAAGTATACACGAATACTTCTTACGGGAAGTAAAACCCCATGTGGAGGAAGCTTGGATTGATCTGGACAAAACCAAAATCGGCTACGAAATCAGCTTTAACAAGTACTTCTACCAGCACAAACCTTTGCGAAGCATCGAGGAAGTTAGTACAGAAATACTCGCTCTAGAACAGGAAAGTGAAGGCTTGATTATGGATATTTTAAATAATGTCTGA
- a CDS encoding YhcG family protein — translation MEATIELIKQLKQRILTSRYLVAKMANAESLRLYFTIGHDLDAEIKTKAWGDKVLAIVAARLQQELPGLRGFSTSNLKKMRLFYNAWAAVSEISSSLTNQLGNSKTEMSSLSTNQFEANDFSRFISIGFTHHVEIILKTEKAEDRWYYINQSAVNFWTVNHLRSELTNRSHLNEINRSNNFKNVLPEEISNKAIRAFKDQYLLDYVNVEDGDDEIDERVLERELVLNIKKFLMSLGNDFSFMGNQYRILVEEDEYFIDLLFFHRGLQSLIAFELKRGKFKPEYIGKMNFYLSALDDLVRKPHENPSIGIILCKEKDHKKVEYSFRDFSKPLGVATYKTSDTLPPQLKDALPDAETLKKLME, via the coding sequence ATGGAAGCAACAATTGAACTCATAAAACAACTTAAGCAGCGTATTCTTACGAGTCGCTATTTGGTCGCAAAAATGGCCAACGCAGAATCTTTGCGTCTGTATTTCACCATAGGTCATGATTTGGATGCGGAGATAAAAACCAAAGCTTGGGGTGATAAAGTTTTAGCTATTGTTGCCGCCCGTTTACAGCAAGAATTGCCAGGATTACGTGGTTTTTCTACTTCTAATCTCAAAAAAATGAGACTTTTCTACAACGCATGGGCGGCTGTGAGCGAAATTAGTTCGTCATTGACGAACCAATTAGGAAATAGTAAGACTGAAATGAGTTCGTTATCAACGAACCAATTTGAAGCTAATGACTTTTCTAGGTTTATTTCGATTGGTTTTACACATCATGTAGAAATAATTTTAAAAACCGAAAAGGCAGAAGACCGCTGGTACTACATCAATCAATCAGCAGTAAATTTCTGGACGGTAAACCACTTACGTAGCGAGTTAACCAACAGAAGTCACCTAAATGAAATCAACAGAAGCAATAACTTCAAAAATGTATTGCCTGAGGAAATATCAAATAAAGCCATTCGTGCCTTCAAAGATCAATACCTGTTGGATTATGTGAATGTAGAGGATGGGGATGACGAAATAGATGAGCGTGTATTAGAGCGGGAGCTGGTGCTCAACATCAAGAAGTTTCTTATGTCCTTGGGAAACGACTTTTCGTTTATGGGAAATCAGTACCGCATCCTGGTTGAGGAAGACGAATACTTTATCGACCTGCTTTTCTTTCACCGGGGACTGCAGTCGCTGATTGCATTTGAATTGAAGCGTGGGAAATTTAAACCTGAATACATAGGCAAGATGAACTTTTACCTGTCTGCCCTGGATGACTTGGTACGCAAGCCGCATGAAAATCCTTCCATAGGCATCATCTTATGCAAAGAAAAAGACCATAAAAAGGTAGAGTACAGTTTTAGGGATTTTAGCAAACCCCTGGGCGTAGCCACTTACAAAACTTCCGATACCTTGCCCCCGCAGCTGAAAGACGCCCTTCCTGATGCCGAAACCCTTAAAAAACTGATGGAATGA
- a CDS encoding restriction endonuclease subunit S, whose translation MIETATNTTFQKYPAYKDSGEYWMGEIPEHWEIKKLKHVFKEKKKVTNPSLNCGSISFGKVVYKDDEKIPESTKASYQEVLAGEYLVNPLNLNYDLISLRIGLSNINVVVSSGYIVLKNAIEFDKSYFNYLLHRYDVAYMKLLGSGVRQTISFNHIANSLLAYPPKEEQTAIANFLDDKTTKIDLAIAQKEQLMALLKERKQIIIQNAVTKGLDQNVKMKDSDVEWIGEIPEHWKVKRLKYVVKILKRIIGYEGPPVLSITQNGIKIKDITSGEGQLAMDYSKYQIINKGEFAMNHMDLITGYVDISKYDGVISPDYRVFVPFIDEIQDEYLLGLFQVGYKSKIFYRYGQGVSQLGRWRLPADNFNEFSIPIPPKKEQSEIMDYIETQSTKIDQAISLQQTQIQKLKEYKATLIDSAVTGKIKVSEL comes from the coding sequence ATGATAGAAACAGCAACAAATACAACCTTTCAAAAATACCCTGCTTACAAAGATTCGGGTGAATACTGGATGGGCGAAATCCCAGAACACTGGGAGATTAAGAAATTGAAACATGTTTTTAAGGAGAAGAAGAAAGTTACCAATCCAAGTCTAAATTGTGGTTCAATCAGTTTTGGGAAGGTTGTTTATAAGGATGATGAAAAAATTCCAGAATCAACAAAGGCATCCTATCAAGAGGTTTTAGCAGGAGAATATTTGGTAAACCCTCTTAACTTAAACTATGACTTGATCAGTTTGAGAATAGGTCTTTCCAATATTAATGTGGTTGTAAGCTCAGGTTATATTGTACTTAAAAATGCTATAGAGTTTGACAAATCATATTTCAATTACTTATTACATCGCTATGATGTGGCATATATGAAACTCTTAGGGTCTGGGGTAAGACAAACCATTAGCTTTAATCATATTGCAAATAGTTTATTGGCTTATCCCCCAAAAGAAGAACAAACCGCCATTGCCAATTTCTTGGACGACAAAACCACCAAAATAGACTTAGCCATTGCCCAAAAAGAGCAGCTGATGGCCCTGCTCAAAGAACGAAAGCAAATCATCATTCAAAATGCGGTTACTAAAGGGTTAGACCAGAATGTAAAGATGAAGGACTCTGACGTGGAATGGATTGGGGAGATTCCGGAGCATTGGAAGGTGAAGAGGTTGAAGTATGTTGTTAAAATTCTAAAGAGAATAATCGGATACGAGGGGCCTCCTGTTTTATCGATTACTCAAAATGGAATTAAGATAAAGGATATAACAAGCGGTGAAGGGCAACTTGCCATGGACTATTCAAAATATCAAATAATTAATAAAGGTGAATTTGCAATGAATCATATGGACTTAATTACTGGATATGTTGATATATCTAAATATGATGGTGTAATAAGTCCAGACTATAGAGTATTTGTTCCGTTCATAGATGAAATTCAAGATGAATATTTATTGGGGTTATTTCAGGTAGGTTATAAAAGTAAAATATTCTATCGTTACGGGCAGGGTGTTTCTCAGCTTGGAAGATGGCGTTTACCCGCGGATAATTTTAATGAATTTTCCATACCCATTCCTCCAAAAAAGGAACAATCTGAAATTATGGACTACATCGAAACCCAATCCACCAAAATCGATCAAGCCATTTCCTTGCAACAAACCCAAATCCAAAAACTCAAAGAATATAAGGCTACTTTGATTGACAGTGCGGTGACGGGGAAAATAAAGGTGTCTGAACTGTGA
- a CDS encoding GxxExxY protein, protein MIKEQYKYSDLTSKIIGCAMQVHSALGNGFQEVIYQRALAIEMVDEGISFNREYEMPVFYKNHQIGTRRVDFLVEGVISVELKALIQLEDVHLAQAINYLEAYDLEIGLLINFGAKSLQFKRVQNKKLNQQNQGNPKVKQNQKSDNNQGNPQIK, encoded by the coding sequence ATGATTAAAGAACAGTATAAATACTCTGATTTAACTTCTAAAATAATAGGATGTGCTATGCAGGTACATTCGGCTTTGGGCAATGGATTTCAGGAGGTTATTTATCAACGTGCTCTGGCGATTGAAATGGTGGATGAAGGCATAAGTTTTAACAGGGAATATGAAATGCCTGTATTCTATAAAAATCATCAGATAGGCACACGACGAGTTGATTTTTTGGTGGAAGGAGTTATTAGTGTAGAATTAAAAGCCCTTATTCAATTGGAGGATGTACATTTAGCTCAAGCCATTAATTATTTGGAAGCTTATGATTTAGAAATTGGGCTACTAATCAATTTCGGTGCTAAATCCTTGCAGTTTAAAAGAGTTCAGAACAAAAAATTAAATCAGCAAAATCAAGGTAATCCCAAAGTCAAGCAAAATCAAAAATCGGATAATAATCAAGGTAATCCTCAAATCAAATAA
- a CDS encoding Fic family protein, giving the protein MKETIFISSVQKEFAEIRQALAAYVREDDLLRLFFDAFLFEEVAATGDNPGKVYLKEVNNSAIYLGILGADYGFEGSEGISPTEREFDAAQEYHKPCWVFIQGKQALKRHPKQLTFIEKVGEKVSRKRFETLDDLKREIYRSAILYLKQTGKIDADDFDSGTLSKSSMDDISEEALGTFVREARAKRNFPLRETDPKEKILTHLRLVRQGQLTNSAILTFGKNPQFYFPAATVKCAHFHGFKVSKPIPDYKEFGGTVFQMADDAIDFVLSKISLSTGDRSKANLVDTTYEIPRAVIAEGIINAIAHRDYYSKGSIQVSVFQDRIEISNPGSLPRELDISQLKEPHSSYPFNPTLANCMFLTGAIERFGTGIPEMYALSAERGLRAPDFEDNKSFLVTVWRPSASTAHDTGQVTGQVTGQVTGQVQFFNNLTEPERVILILQGEMMREELMNRLDLKHRDNFMEKYLNPAIAQKWVERTIPDKPTSSKQKYRLSNEGIAYQKKLQNDPK; this is encoded by the coding sequence ATGAAAGAAACCATCTTTATATCGAGTGTTCAAAAGGAGTTTGCGGAAATCCGGCAAGCTTTAGCCGCCTATGTGAGGGAAGACGATTTGTTGAGGCTGTTTTTTGATGCCTTTTTGTTTGAGGAAGTAGCCGCTACAGGAGATAATCCAGGAAAAGTATATCTCAAAGAAGTCAACAACTCTGCTATCTATTTGGGTATTTTGGGTGCAGATTATGGTTTTGAAGGCAGTGAGGGTATTTCTCCTACCGAACGGGAGTTTGATGCAGCCCAAGAATATCACAAGCCATGCTGGGTATTTATCCAAGGAAAGCAGGCTTTGAAGCGCCATCCCAAGCAACTGACATTCATTGAAAAAGTTGGCGAAAAGGTCTCCAGAAAGCGTTTTGAGACGTTGGATGATCTCAAAAGGGAAATCTACCGTTCTGCCATTCTGTACCTCAAGCAAACTGGTAAAATAGATGCAGATGATTTTGACAGCGGCACCCTGAGCAAATCCAGTATGGATGACATTTCGGAAGAGGCTTTGGGGACTTTTGTTCGTGAAGCTAGGGCCAAGCGTAATTTCCCGCTTAGAGAAACGGATCCAAAAGAAAAAATCCTTACCCACTTACGCTTAGTAAGACAAGGGCAGCTGACCAACAGCGCCATCTTGACTTTCGGGAAAAATCCCCAGTTTTACTTTCCTGCTGCTACTGTCAAGTGTGCCCATTTTCACGGGTTTAAGGTCAGTAAACCTATTCCGGACTACAAGGAATTCGGAGGAACGGTTTTCCAGATGGCGGATGATGCCATCGACTTTGTACTTTCCAAAATTAGCCTTTCCACAGGAGACAGAAGCAAAGCAAATTTGGTAGATACCACCTATGAAATTCCTCGTGCAGTAATAGCAGAGGGAATTATCAATGCCATTGCACACCGGGATTATTACAGCAAAGGCAGTATCCAGGTTTCTGTTTTTCAAGACCGGATAGAGATTTCCAATCCGGGCTCCTTACCCAGAGAACTGGATATTTCCCAGTTAAAAGAACCGCATAGTTCCTATCCTTTTAATCCTACCTTGGCCAATTGCATGTTTTTGACAGGTGCCATCGAGCGCTTTGGTACAGGGATTCCGGAAATGTATGCGCTTTCCGCTGAGAGAGGACTTAGAGCTCCGGATTTTGAGGATAATAAATCATTTTTGGTCACGGTTTGGCGTCCTTCTGCAAGTACCGCTCATGACACCGGGCAAGTTACCGGGCAAGTCACCGGGCAAGTTACCGGGCAAGTTCAATTCTTTAATAATTTAACAGAGCCTGAGCGCGTGATCCTAATTTTACAGGGTGAGATGATGCGTGAAGAATTGATGAATAGGCTTGATTTAAAGCATCGTGACAATTTTATGGAGAAATACCTAAACCCTGCTATTGCACAAAAATGGGTAGAAAGAACCATTCCTGATAAACCAACAAGTTCTAAACAGAAATACAGATTGAGCAATGAAGGCATAGCATACCAAAAGAAATTACAAAATGACCCCAAGTAA